The DNA segment AAAAGCAATTAATTCTTGCTATCTACTGGAAAATCATTATGTTACGCTCAATGCATGTCCGCTTATTAAAAATCAGAAAATCTTATATCGAAGGACGATAATGAAAATTATCGATGTTCACTGCGAAAATGATTTCCCAAAAGATATGGATATAAAGGCGTTTTGTAGCTTCATGAATAATCATCTCGGCGAGTATGGCGATCCGGTCGATGAGATTCGAGCCGCGGTCGATTACGCTTTTTCAAAAGCCGAAGGCAAGGGTGGCTTTGTCCTGCTCGCTTATATAAACGACGACCCTGTCGGCGGCCTCGTTATCAATGCCACCGGCATGACGAGATATATTCCGGAAAATTATCTCGTCTATATTGCTGCACACGAGAAATGGCAAGCGGTGGGGGTAGGGCGTTATTTACTCGATAGAGCTATCGAGCTAGCGGAAGGCGACATCGCCCTTCACGTCGAACAGGATAATCCGGCAGTGAGGTTCTACGAAAAAATGGGGTTCGAATCGAAATATCTCGAGATGCGCCTAAAGAGAAGCTAACATGGCCGAGCTATTTATAAACACCGGCAAAATTATCGGAAACATAAACAAGCTCAGCGAGTTCCTCGGGAAAAACGGAATCAAATGGTCGCTGGTTCTCAAGGTGCTTTCCGGCCATAAACCCACACTGGAAAGGATTCTGTGCCATCCATCCATCAGACAAGTTCACTCTGTTTGTGATTCTCGCCTTTCGAACCTGAGGGCTATAAAAGGCATTAGCCCAAACATCGTGACGATGTATATCAAACCGCCCGCACACAAATACGTTCCGAGTGTCGTAAAATGCGCCGATCTATCGTTCAATACAACCTACGAGACAATCGAGGAATTGAACGCCGAAGCCGCCAGGATGGGCAAAAAACATCGAGTAATTATTATGATCGAGATGGGCGAGCTTCGCGAGGGTATATTACGAGAGAATCTGCTCGGATTTTACAAAAAAGCCTTTGGCCTACCAAACATTCAAATAGAGGGTATCGGCACGAACCTTGGCTGTATGTATGGTGTCGAACCGACCTTCGATAAACTGCTCCAGCTTTCATTATACAAGGAACTTCTCGAGTGTAAATTCAATCGGCACATAGAGTTAATCTCCGGGGGCAGCTCGATAACCCTGCCTCTCGTATCGCAGGGGAAAATTCCAAGAATGATTAATCACTTCCGAATCGGCGAGGCCGCCTTTTTAGGCAACTCCCCGCTAAACGGGAAAAGATTTCGAAATCTTTCAACAACGGCCTTCGAATATCGCGCTAACATTATCGAACTCGAGAAGAAAGAGACCAAGCCGGACGGAGTAATCACCGAGGGAAATGTCGGACATACCGCCGATATCGCAGAGCAGAATACAGAGACCTACAAAGCGATTCTTGACTTCGGTATCCTCGATGTTGATATAAACGGAATCGAACCGAAAAATCCGAACGTGCGCTTTGTCGGGACGTCTTCCGATATGACGGTTTACGAAGTCGGCCCGGCACCTAAAGGCGGCGCCCGCAAGCATTATAGGGTCGGCGATCAGATTAAATTCCAACCGAACTACATGGCGGTAGCGCGGTTGATGAACTCAAAATATATCCAGAAAACGGTTATCTGATGAGTTATAAGCCGAGCAGTCGGCGATAGAGGTCGGCTTCCTTCTAAATCATCTTTTCGACCGTGAAGTTATCGAGAATGGTCTTACGGGCGTTCTCCGCGAGTTTTTTTCGGAAGGCGACGTCGGAAGCCATCGCCCGGTGGGCGGGTTTGGAACCCGCCGCCACTAAGCCGACCATTTTAAAATTTGCATCTCTCGAATTCAGTCTTTGATTTAAAGAAAATTTGCTTATATATACTAAAACCCTCAATGGAGATCGATTATGCCGCGAAAAACAAAATTCATTGTCGTTACTGGTGGAGTGTTGTCCGGTTTGGGCAAGGGAATAACTACCGCATCGATAGGGCACTTACTTGGTGACAAACTACGGATTATTCCAATAAAGTGCGATGGTTATTTAAACACCGATCCGGGAACTATGAACCCGGTCGAGCATGGTGAGGTTTTTGTTCTCGATGACGGCGGCGAGGTTGACATGGATTTTGGCCATTATGAACGATTCATCGGGATAACATGCAAATTCGAGTGGAATCTCACGATGGGCAAGGTTTATCAAGCGATCCTCGACCGCGAGCGACGTGGAGATTTTCTCGGAAAAACCGTTCAGCTAATTCCACATGTAACCGACGAGATTAAATCGAGATTCAAGAATATCGCCGAGGACGAAAAAGCCGATATTTGTTTAATTGAAATCGGCGGGACAGTCGGCGACATGGAAAACGAGCTTTATCTCGAAGCGGTGCGGCAACTCGCTCAGGAGCTTGGAAAGCAGAATATCTTCTTTGTTCACCTTACATATATTCCGATTCCCAAAAATGTTCACGAGCAGAAATCAAAGCCGACGCAGCAATCCGTCAAACTTTTGAATGAGCGAGGGATTTTCCCCGATGTGATAATCGGGAGGTCGGAGAAGCAACTCGATTCATCGATCAAGGCTAAAATCGCGGGGTTCTGCAATGTTTCGACCGAAGCAGTTATTTCCGGTGTCGATGTCGATACGGTTTATGAAGTTCCGCTTCGATACGACGAAGAAGGTTTGACCGAAATCGTACATAAAAATTTGGGGATATATTCTCCGCCAAAAATTTCTAAATGGCGAAATCTTGTAAAGAAAATCAAAGAGCCGTCCCGCGAGGTTAGCATTGCGATTTGCGGGAAATACACAAAGCTTCAAGATTCTTATGCCTCGATTATCGAGGCCTTGATCCATGCAGGTGCTTTTAACGATACGAGAGTTAAAATTAAGTGGATAGAAACGACGCGTATCGAAAGCGGCAAAACTACTGCAGCCGATTCTCTCGAGGGCGTTGATGGCGTGATCGTCCCCGGAGGATTCGGCTCGCGCGGAATCGAGGGCAAAATCGAGATTATACGGCACTGCCGCGAAATGGACGTGCCGTTCCTGGGAATTTGTTACGGTATGCAGCTCGCGGTTGTCGAGTTCGCGAGGAATGTATGTGGAATCGAAACTGCGGGAACCGCCGAATCTATCGGAAACAGCGACAAACGATCAATTCCGGTGATTTGTTTTCTGCCGGGGCAAGGGAAGATCGACCGCAAGGGCGGCACAATGCGGCTTGGCGGCCAGGACATTTCATTGAAGATCGGTTCTAAAGCGGAAGGCCTCTATAGCAAACCAAAGATTCGCGAAAGATTCCGTCACCGCTACGAGGTTAATCCGGAATTCGTCGAACAGCTTGAGAAAGCTGGTTTGGTATTTTCCGGAACCACGCCCGACGGCGGAATAATGCAGGTTCTCGAAATTCCCGATCACCCCTATTTCATCGGGACGCAATATCATCCGGAGCTGGTGAGTCGGCTCGAAGAACCGGAACCGCTATTTAGGGAATTGGTTAGAGTAGCCCTTAAAATGGGAAAATAAGAGACCTGTTTCTAAATAAAGATCAATTTTAAGACCTACCGCAAACCCAAATCTCGCAGATTAGAAAAAATCATAATTCGATTATTTGACTATTTCAAATAAAACTACCCCCTTAAACGCATTCGCACTGTCATCGAGAGCCAATAAGAAAAAAATCTCCTTTATATTCAGCGAGATTTCTCGCTTCGCTCGAAATGACAGAGTGATTCTGGAAATTTGACAACGATGCGTCGGAGCACTTCCGCTTTGATGAACCCGAGGCCGGCGCGAGGGTGCCGGAGGTGAGGCTCCGGGGAGTCCGTGCGCAAGGAAATAGTATTATAAGGAAAATTGGCCACACGCACGGAGCGTGACGGCCGGGAGGCGGGAAAAATCCAGAGGTAAAGATAAATTAGTATTTGCATCAGTCGATAAAGGCGAACTAAATTTCAGTAGCGAAATAGTTAAGCTAACATTATATTCAACAAATAATATTTTGTTGAAATGATTAGATAGAACGGAACACTATGGCAAAAATGAAGGTTTCCGCTAATCGAATGGAAAATCTCAAGCTAAAAAAACGCCTGGGATTAGCGATTCGAGGACATAAACTCCTCAAGGATAAACAAGACGAACTAATGCGGAATTTTCTTGAGCTTATCGATGAACTTAAAGGTCTTCGGGACAGAACAGAGTTAGCTCTCATCAATGGATTGAGGCGGTTTACCCTTGCAACATGCGAATTGTCACCATCTGAACAAAATACCATTTTTGCAGCGCCAGGAATGAAGTTTTCACTCGATGTTGAAACCAAACACCTTATGAACCTTCGTGTTCCTAAGTTCTCGTCTAAAATCGAAGGGAAGCCCCTTGCATACTCACTCAGAGACACAGATTTCGAGGTTGATTTTGCGTTAAAGGAAATTGCTGAAGTCCTCGATCTTATGCTGCGATTGGCCGAGGCCGAGAAAAAGATGTCCCTTTTAGCGGATGAGCTCGATCGAACCCGTCGCCGCGTGAATGCACTCGAATATACATTGATCCCAGACCTCAAAGAAACGATAGGATATATCACACAAAAATTGGACGAGCTTGAAAGAGGAAATCTGGTTCGTCTAATGAAGGTTAAAGAGATAATAACAGAAAACACTTAGAGGAGAGAAATGGATATTAGCAACATATTGATGCCGACCGATTTTTCAGAGCAATCGAAGGCTGCTGTAAATTATGCCGTGGATTTGGCGCGTAAGTATCATGCAAAACTGCATATCATACATGTTTTCGATGAAAATGTTTTTGATCCTGCATTTTTCTCTAC comes from the bacterium genome and includes:
- a CDS encoding GNAT family N-acetyltransferase, which gives rise to MKIIDVHCENDFPKDMDIKAFCSFMNNHLGEYGDPVDEIRAAVDYAFSKAEGKGGFVLLAYINDDPVGGLVINATGMTRYIPENYLVYIAAHEKWQAVGVGRYLLDRAIELAEGDIALHVEQDNPAVRFYEKMGFESKYLEMRLKRS
- a CDS encoding alanine racemase; amino-acid sequence: MAELFINTGKIIGNINKLSEFLGKNGIKWSLVLKVLSGHKPTLERILCHPSIRQVHSVCDSRLSNLRAIKGISPNIVTMYIKPPAHKYVPSVVKCADLSFNTTYETIEELNAEAARMGKKHRVIIMIEMGELREGILRENLLGFYKKAFGLPNIQIEGIGTNLGCMYGVEPTFDKLLQLSLYKELLECKFNRHIELISGGSSITLPLVSQGKIPRMINHFRIGEAAFLGNSPLNGKRFRNLSTTAFEYRANIIELEKKETKPDGVITEGNVGHTADIAEQNTETYKAILDFGILDVDINGIEPKNPNVRFVGTSSDMTVYEVGPAPKGGARKHYRVGDQIKFQPNYMAVARLMNSKYIQKTVI
- the pyrG gene encoding CTP synthase (glutamine hydrolyzing), which gives rise to MPRKTKFIVVTGGVLSGLGKGITTASIGHLLGDKLRIIPIKCDGYLNTDPGTMNPVEHGEVFVLDDGGEVDMDFGHYERFIGITCKFEWNLTMGKVYQAILDRERRGDFLGKTVQLIPHVTDEIKSRFKNIAEDEKADICLIEIGGTVGDMENELYLEAVRQLAQELGKQNIFFVHLTYIPIPKNVHEQKSKPTQQSVKLLNERGIFPDVIIGRSEKQLDSSIKAKIAGFCNVSTEAVISGVDVDTVYEVPLRYDEEGLTEIVHKNLGIYSPPKISKWRNLVKKIKEPSREVSIAICGKYTKLQDSYASIIEALIHAGAFNDTRVKIKWIETTRIESGKTTAADSLEGVDGVIVPGGFGSRGIEGKIEIIRHCREMDVPFLGICYGMQLAVVEFARNVCGIETAGTAESIGNSDKRSIPVICFLPGQGKIDRKGGTMRLGGQDISLKIGSKAEGLYSKPKIRERFRHRYEVNPEFVEQLEKAGLVFSGTTPDGGIMQVLEIPDHPYFIGTQYHPELVSRLEEPEPLFRELVRVALKMGK
- a CDS encoding V-type ATP synthase subunit D; this translates as MAKMKVSANRMENLKLKKRLGLAIRGHKLLKDKQDELMRNFLELIDELKGLRDRTELALINGLRRFTLATCELSPSEQNTIFAAPGMKFSLDVETKHLMNLRVPKFSSKIEGKPLAYSLRDTDFEVDFALKEIAEVLDLMLRLAEAEKKMSLLADELDRTRRRVNALEYTLIPDLKETIGYITQKLDELERGNLVRLMKVKEIITENT